The proteins below are encoded in one region of Haloarcula marismortui ATCC 43049:
- a CDS encoding thiamine pyrophosphate-binding protein — protein sequence MTETGKRLVEELDEQGVEYVFGYPGGRAIEILDHVPDADVEMVRPRDEREASVMAEMHGRLTGNPGVLAGQGPWIGSLGAIGQMEGKLASSPMVVITEASERGDYSTLAPYQQARGDYGGLDLPSALDAYTKENWFPRSPTETVRSLQLAFKHATAGRPGPTAIILDGDAVTEEMPEDPIPPVWDGHDQVQNWESRPAREDVKTAITALSEADRPVIIAGNGVHAADAYDQLETVAEATDAVVTTSYLGKSTFPETHELAAGVIGSFGHEGANQVVSEADVLLVVGCRMNPMDTNWQSPEFIRPDEQTIIHADIDTRNAGWVYPADVALIGDAAHSLDDLAANLPESAGNDWARDRAAAAQESFYAPKCESDASPIKPQRAVKEIEAVVDAETIVTADSGNNRFWLLNYLQTPGTGTYYGSGGVGAMGWATPAAVSAAITTEKDIIAVAGDGGFTMTMTSVETAVENGVAPTFVVLNDTSLGMVRQMQHEEGDIAGVEFHDTDFVKAAEAFGAEATRAVTPAELATALEEGTSADVPFVIDVRIDRDEEMVESLQSSFYKEVGGLHE from the coding sequence ATGACTGAAACAGGAAAGCGCCTTGTCGAAGAACTGGACGAACAAGGCGTTGAGTACGTTTTCGGATATCCCGGTGGTCGTGCCATCGAGATCCTTGACCACGTCCCGGATGCTGATGTCGAGATGGTCCGACCACGCGATGAGCGCGAAGCCAGCGTCATGGCCGAAATGCACGGGCGACTCACCGGCAACCCCGGGGTCCTCGCGGGGCAAGGCCCCTGGATCGGCAGCCTCGGCGCAATCGGCCAGATGGAGGGAAAGCTCGCTTCGTCACCGATGGTCGTTATCACCGAGGCCAGCGAGCGTGGCGACTATTCCACGCTCGCGCCGTACCAGCAGGCTCGCGGTGATTACGGGGGATTGGACCTTCCGTCTGCGCTCGATGCCTACACCAAGGAAAACTGGTTCCCGCGCTCACCAACGGAGACAGTACGCAGCCTCCAGCTCGCGTTCAAACACGCGACTGCTGGCCGGCCGGGGCCAACGGCAATTATCCTTGATGGCGACGCCGTCACCGAGGAGATGCCCGAAGATCCGATCCCGCCGGTCTGGGACGGCCACGATCAGGTACAAAACTGGGAATCGCGACCGGCCCGCGAGGATGTCAAAACAGCGATTACAGCGTTGAGCGAGGCTGACCGGCCGGTTATCATCGCCGGCAACGGGGTTCACGCCGCCGACGCCTACGACCAGCTTGAAACTGTCGCGGAGGCGACTGATGCCGTCGTCACGACCTCCTATCTCGGCAAGTCGACGTTCCCCGAAACCCACGAGTTGGCTGCGGGTGTTATCGGCTCCTTCGGTCACGAGGGTGCAAATCAGGTCGTCAGTGAAGCGGACGTACTCCTCGTCGTGGGCTGTCGCATGAACCCAATGGACACCAACTGGCAGTCCCCAGAGTTCATCCGGCCCGACGAACAGACCATCATCCACGCAGATATCGACACACGCAACGCCGGCTGGGTTTACCCCGCAGATGTGGCACTCATCGGTGATGCGGCACACAGTCTCGATGACCTGGCGGCGAACCTCCCCGAAAGCGCTGGAAACGACTGGGCGCGTGACCGTGCGGCCGCAGCGCAGGAGTCATTCTATGCTCCCAAATGCGAGTCGGATGCGTCGCCGATCAAGCCACAGCGTGCAGTCAAAGAAATCGAGGCTGTCGTCGATGCGGAAACGATTGTAACCGCCGACTCCGGGAACAACCGGTTCTGGTTACTCAATTACCTTCAGACACCGGGCACCGGGACCTACTACGGGAGTGGTGGCGTCGGCGCGATGGGATGGGCAACACCGGCCGCGGTGTCAGCCGCTATTACGACGGAAAAAGATATCATCGCCGTCGCCGGCGACGGTGGCTTCACGATGACGATGACCAGCGTGGAGACAGCCGTCGAGAACGGCGTCGCGCCCACGTTCGTCGTCCTCAACGACACCAGCCTGGGGATGGTTCGTCAGATGCAACACGAGGAGGGCGACATCGCTGGCGTCGAGTTCCACGACACCGACTTCGTAAAAGCAGCCGAGGCGTTCGGCGCCGAAGCGACGCGGGCAGTGACGCCTGCTGAACTTGCGACTGCACTCGAAGAAGGGACCAGCGCCGATGTCCCCTTCGTTATTGACGTTCGCATCGACCGTGACGAAGAGATGGTCGAGTCCCTCCAGTCATCGTTCTACAAAGAAGTGGGCGGGCTCCACGAATGA
- a CDS encoding LLM class flavin-dependent oxidoreductase — MQLGTGLFTCQQRPDDDRETSEIYDEMLELGEVIDNAGLDSAWVSEHHFLDDDYLSGVTPALGALAAVTDNIEIGSCIALAPLYDSIRLAEDIATVDQISGGRTTLGMAIGSNVSEFDAFGIPDDERAERLADAVDTLRGAWSDGPLDYEPEFHDISSDVTVTPKPAHDVPLMLGGASRPAVRRAARTADAWCAPSSLSVDGVRKRVEDIRNVRDDEDIEGDFQVYVLQHGFIGDSREDAWAQMRDGYLYIQRRYEEIFSGETVAELDEERKQELKEQAIFGTPDQVTAELESYREALGDDIHFIFRTYHPGTGTQEMAECIRRLGEEVQPKIS, encoded by the coding sequence ATGCAACTGGGAACAGGCCTGTTTACCTGTCAGCAGCGCCCGGACGACGACCGCGAAACCAGCGAGATTTACGACGAAATGCTCGAACTGGGAGAAGTTATCGACAACGCGGGGCTCGATAGCGCCTGGGTCTCAGAGCATCACTTCCTCGACGACGACTATCTGTCGGGCGTCACACCGGCGCTCGGGGCGTTAGCTGCAGTCACCGACAACATCGAAATCGGCTCCTGTATCGCACTCGCGCCGCTGTATGATTCAATCCGACTCGCCGAAGATATCGCAACCGTGGACCAGATATCCGGTGGCCGAACGACGCTCGGGATGGCAATCGGGTCCAACGTCTCAGAGTTTGACGCCTTCGGAATTCCCGACGACGAACGGGCAGAACGGCTAGCCGATGCGGTCGACACGCTTCGCGGTGCCTGGTCCGACGGGCCGCTCGACTACGAGCCGGAATTCCACGACATCTCGTCGGACGTCACTGTGACACCGAAACCTGCACACGACGTTCCCCTCATGCTCGGTGGGGCCTCTCGGCCTGCCGTCCGGCGGGCCGCCCGGACCGCTGACGCATGGTGTGCCCCGTCGTCGCTGTCAGTCGATGGCGTCCGGAAGCGCGTCGAAGACATCCGAAACGTCCGTGACGACGAGGATATCGAGGGCGACTTTCAGGTGTATGTCCTCCAGCACGGGTTCATCGGTGACTCCCGCGAAGACGCATGGGCGCAGATGCGCGACGGCTACCTCTACATCCAGCGCCGGTACGAGGAGATATTCTCCGGCGAGACGGTTGCAGAACTCGATGAAGAGCGCAAACAGGAACTCAAAGAACAGGCTATCTTCGGGACACCCGACCAGGTCACGGCGGAACTTGAATCGTACCGCGAGGCACTGGGCGACGACATTCACTTCATCTTCCGGACGTACCACCCCGGAACCGGAACACAGGAGATGGCCGAGTGTATCCGACGCCTCGGAGAAGAGGTGCAGCCGAAGATCAGCTAA
- a CDS encoding PaaI family thioesterase, translating to MDIEAFFENMPFADLLDIEITTVDNGHAEGHIEMREELSWNEEQIMAHGGVTFTLADTVGGAALVSLVDQPVPTIDMRIDYLEAGTGDLRAEADVVRHGGDVGVVSVEVYAEDDTQVADARGVYKTG from the coding sequence ATGGACATCGAAGCATTCTTCGAGAACATGCCGTTTGCCGACCTGCTCGATATCGAGATAACCACTGTCGATAACGGGCACGCCGAAGGCCATATCGAGATGCGGGAAGAACTGTCGTGGAACGAAGAGCAGATAATGGCCCACGGCGGCGTTACGTTCACGCTCGCGGACACCGTTGGTGGGGCCGCTCTGGTGTCGCTCGTCGACCAGCCGGTGCCGACCATCGATATGCGAATCGATTACCTCGAAGCCGGGACAGGGGACCTCCGAGCGGAAGCGGATGTGGTTCGTCACGGTGGTGATGTTGGCGTCGTCAGTGTCGAAGTGTACGCCGAAGACGATACACAGGTCGCGGATGCACGCGGCGTCTACAAGACGGGGTAG
- a CDS encoding ABC transporter substrate-binding protein yields the protein MKSIGAAGAVGLAGCSTDGGSSGNTISMGILMGVTGGLSEVGPAIRDAAELAVKQVRDADNGFSVDTQFENTETKPSRGVSGAEALVNGGYPIICGGLASSVTLQVAENVAIPNQTVMCSPSATSPDVSSLEDNDFVYRTPPTDKLQGSLLAQIAAERLEKESAAILFLNNAYGNGLSNGFTKTFEEEYGGEVLNQVSYSAGRSSYTSQLQNTLDGDPETLVIIGYPESGNKIFRNFYENFDRADMDILVPDGLRADDLPGNVGHDMTNVRGTNPSSAGPGIEYFKSAYQDEYDSAPGPFNQQSFDAAAVLMLARAAAGEDDGTAIRDQMRAVTDSGGEAVGPENLGEGVSLAADGNEINYQGVSGPVEFDDNGDLASAVYNYFRYTENGTENIEQVEV from the coding sequence ATGAAGAGCATTGGTGCCGCAGGCGCTGTCGGACTTGCAGGCTGTTCGACAGACGGTGGTAGTAGTGGGAACACCATCAGCATGGGCATCCTAATGGGGGTAACGGGTGGGTTGTCCGAAGTGGGCCCCGCAATTCGGGATGCAGCAGAACTAGCTGTAAAACAGGTCCGAGACGCGGACAACGGGTTCTCAGTCGATACGCAGTTTGAGAATACGGAGACCAAACCGAGTCGGGGCGTGAGTGGTGCAGAAGCACTCGTGAATGGTGGCTATCCGATTATTTGCGGGGGACTAGCGTCATCAGTGACGCTGCAGGTCGCAGAGAACGTCGCAATTCCGAATCAGACGGTGATGTGCTCACCATCGGCGACGTCGCCGGATGTCTCCTCACTGGAGGATAACGACTTCGTGTACCGGACGCCGCCAACGGACAAGTTGCAGGGATCACTGCTGGCACAGATCGCGGCCGAACGGCTTGAGAAGGAGAGCGCAGCTATCCTCTTTCTCAACAACGCGTACGGGAACGGCCTATCAAACGGATTCACGAAGACATTTGAGGAGGAGTATGGCGGTGAGGTCCTGAATCAGGTCTCGTACTCGGCAGGTCGCTCTTCCTACACGTCACAGTTGCAGAACACGCTTGACGGTGACCCAGAGACGCTCGTGATCATCGGCTACCCCGAGAGCGGGAACAAAATCTTCCGGAACTTCTACGAGAACTTCGACAGAGCGGATATGGATATTCTGGTCCCGGACGGACTCAGGGCCGATGACTTGCCCGGGAACGTGGGCCACGACATGACAAACGTCCGCGGGACCAACCCATCCTCAGCCGGACCGGGAATTGAGTACTTCAAATCTGCGTATCAAGACGAGTATGACTCTGCACCGGGGCCGTTCAATCAGCAGTCGTTCGATGCTGCGGCAGTCCTCATGCTGGCACGCGCGGCGGCCGGTGAAGATGACGGGACTGCAATCCGCGATCAGATGCGGGCGGTTACAGACTCCGGTGGCGAAGCAGTCGGACCTGAAAATCTGGGCGAAGGCGTTTCGCTGGCGGCCGACGGGAACGAAATCAATTATCAGGGCGTCTCGGGCCCAGTTGAGTTTGACGACAATGGTGACCTGGCCAGCGCCGTGTACAATTACTTCAGGTATACAGAGAACGGCACGGAGAATATCGAGCAGGTGGAAGTGTAA
- a CDS encoding AMP-binding protein: protein MSDSLTALDEVRYEPSETFVTESNVYAFMQKHGIADFEELHRRTVTDIDGEPASGLDWFWDEIVDYLDLEFYEAYEQVRDDTDGPQFTDWYVGGELNIAHNVVDRHAAPDAANRNTIATLWEGEDGTVREITYHELHQQANRVANALEARGIGPGDAVGLYMPMVPEIVPLLYGCFKVGAIAVPIFSGFGVDATATRIEDAECSVLFTGDGFYRRGSEIDLKSAADEAIEAAGHVEHTIVYNRLGSTESGLSWDSDRDEWWTDAVGSQSDEYETQSLPADHESMLLYSSGTTGKPKGIVHTHAGGLVQPAKEIFFSFDHKPADRFFWVSDIGWMMGPWTLIGNHAHGGTVFMYEGAPDYPEPDRFWEMIDTHNLSVFGISPTAIRSLQKHGDEWLEGHDLSTLRLLGSTGEPWDPDSWEWFLENVGDGTTPIMNISGGTEIFGCFLQPTPLHSLKPGTLGGPALGMDIDVVDAQGESVAEDNEKGYLVCQSSAPSMTKSLWSGDERYLAEYWSRFGDMWDHGDWAQKDEDGFWFLHGRSDDVLNVAGRKVGPAEVESALIEHDAVNAAVAIGADDETKGTAVVTYVILNEGVEESADLREALRAQVGRALGKPFRPREVRFVDEFPETQSGKIVRRIIQNVYEGAELGDLSSIENPDAIDEIDNAR from the coding sequence ATGTCAGATTCACTCACAGCACTCGACGAGGTACGGTACGAACCGAGCGAGACGTTCGTGACCGAGAGCAACGTCTACGCGTTCATGCAAAAGCACGGCATCGCGGACTTCGAAGAACTCCACAGGCGGACGGTCACCGATATCGACGGTGAACCGGCATCCGGACTGGACTGGTTCTGGGATGAGATAGTCGACTATCTCGACCTAGAGTTTTACGAGGCGTACGAGCAGGTCCGCGATGACACAGACGGCCCGCAGTTCACGGACTGGTACGTCGGCGGGGAACTCAACATCGCCCACAACGTCGTTGACCGTCATGCAGCCCCCGACGCTGCGAACCGAAATACAATCGCGACACTCTGGGAAGGTGAGGATGGGACAGTCCGTGAGATAACCTACCACGAGCTCCACCAGCAGGCCAATCGCGTTGCCAATGCACTCGAAGCGCGCGGTATCGGACCCGGTGACGCCGTCGGGCTGTATATGCCGATGGTCCCGGAAATCGTTCCGTTGCTGTATGGCTGTTTCAAAGTCGGTGCGATTGCCGTCCCTATTTTCTCTGGCTTCGGGGTCGACGCGACAGCAACCCGCATCGAAGACGCCGAGTGTTCGGTCCTGTTCACCGGCGATGGCTTCTACCGCCGGGGCAGCGAAATCGACCTGAAATCGGCCGCCGACGAGGCTATCGAAGCGGCCGGCCACGTCGAACACACCATTGTCTATAATCGGCTTGGTTCTACGGAGTCTGGGCTCTCGTGGGACTCAGACCGTGACGAATGGTGGACAGACGCAGTCGGGTCCCAATCTGATGAGTACGAGACCCAGTCGCTCCCCGCCGACCACGAGTCGATGCTGCTGTACTCATCCGGGACAACAGGCAAACCGAAGGGTATCGTCCACACACACGCTGGCGGGCTCGTCCAACCGGCGAAAGAAATCTTCTTTTCGTTCGACCACAAGCCCGCAGACCGGTTTTTCTGGGTCTCGGACATCGGCTGGATGATGGGGCCGTGGACGCTGATCGGCAATCACGCCCACGGTGGCACCGTCTTCATGTATGAGGGGGCCCCCGACTATCCCGAGCCGGACCGGTTCTGGGAAATGATCGACACCCACAATCTGTCGGTGTTTGGGATTTCACCGACAGCGATCCGTTCGCTACAGAAACACGGCGACGAGTGGCTGGAGGGCCACGACCTTTCGACGTTGCGCCTGCTGGGTTCGACTGGTGAGCCGTGGGACCCAGATTCCTGGGAGTGGTTTCTGGAGAACGTCGGCGACGGCACGACACCAATTATGAACATCTCCGGCGGAACGGAGATCTTCGGCTGTTTCCTTCAGCCGACGCCGCTGCATTCGCTGAAGCCGGGGACGCTTGGTGGCCCGGCGCTCGGCATGGACATCGACGTTGTCGATGCACAGGGGGAATCCGTTGCCGAAGACAACGAGAAGGGGTATCTGGTCTGTCAATCGTCAGCGCCGTCGATGACAAAGTCGCTGTGGAGTGGTGACGAGCGGTATCTTGCGGAGTACTGGTCGCGGTTCGGCGATATGTGGGACCACGGTGACTGGGCACAGAAAGACGAAGACGGGTTCTGGTTCTTGCACGGTCGTTCGGACGATGTCCTCAACGTCGCCGGTCGGAAGGTCGGCCCGGCCGAGGTCGAGAGCGCACTCATCGAACACGATGCGGTCAACGCCGCTGTTGCCATCGGTGCGGACGACGAAACGAAGGGGACCGCGGTTGTCACATACGTCATCCTCAACGAGGGGGTCGAGGAGTCAGCGGACCTTCGCGAGGCGCTGCGCGCGCAAGTCGGGAGAGCGCTTGGCAAGCCGTTCCGTCCGCGTGAAGTCCGCTTCGTCGATGAATTTCCGGAGACCCAGTCGGGAAAAATTGTACGGCGAATCATTCAGAATGTCTACGAGGGCGCAGAACTAGGGGACCTCTCAAGTATCGAGAACCCCGACGCGATCGACGAAATCGACAACGCGCGGTGA
- a CDS encoding M24 family metallopeptidase, translating to MYERDFMEGTRGTMAVDWEERIDVKRMRRERKERALDRLQDSELGSILLINDPNVRYVTGLAMTGGSGADHYTLLTEDGDVVHWDTADHASNQRFNCPWLDDIRYACPGLGNVPRASGSASARDWLKDKMAETVYTAMEEYGVDREPMGIDVGNGTLIEKFENRGVDVDTSAATDIMLDARKTKTRDEIECLRQVAAICEAGFQKITESARPGKRESEVWGDAVSELWGHGAMAQGGYVTSGPNTWPKHQANTTDRMIRPNDLVYADFYNIGYLGYRSCYYRTFSMGEPTQAQKDAYEKARDDLYDVLERIEPGATTDEICKGFPDRDGEHMDWYDADEFWQMTTNHWAHGLGLQLYETPLIWRGLSPDHPIEIEEGMTMAVETMQPAERQGVRVEEMVVVRENGVEILSEWPVSEITRIDY from the coding sequence ATGTACGAGCGCGACTTCATGGAAGGAACGCGTGGCACCATGGCCGTCGACTGGGAAGAACGGATCGACGTCAAGCGGATGCGACGCGAGCGAAAAGAACGTGCCCTCGACCGACTGCAGGACTCCGAACTGGGGTCGATACTGCTGATCAATGACCCGAATGTCCGGTATGTCACTGGGCTGGCGATGACTGGCGGGAGCGGGGCAGACCACTATACACTCCTGACCGAAGACGGCGATGTGGTCCACTGGGACACCGCAGACCACGCATCGAACCAGCGGTTCAACTGTCCCTGGCTCGACGACATCCGGTATGCCTGTCCGGGACTCGGCAACGTTCCCCGGGCGTCAGGCAGCGCTTCTGCACGCGACTGGCTCAAGGATAAGATGGCGGAGACGGTGTATACGGCCATGGAGGAGTACGGTGTCGATCGGGAGCCGATGGGCATCGACGTGGGGAACGGGACGCTTATCGAGAAGTTCGAAAACCGCGGCGTCGATGTCGACACCAGCGCGGCGACCGATATCATGCTCGACGCGCGGAAGACCAAAACCCGTGACGAGATAGAGTGTCTGCGACAGGTCGCTGCCATCTGTGAGGCAGGCTTCCAGAAGATTACAGAGAGTGCCAGGCCAGGCAAGCGCGAGTCAGAAGTGTGGGGCGATGCGGTCAGCGAACTCTGGGGACACGGCGCAATGGCCCAGGGTGGCTACGTCACCTCCGGCCCGAACACCTGGCCGAAGCATCAGGCGAACACGACCGACCGGATGATTCGACCGAACGACCTCGTGTACGCTGATTTCTACAACATCGGGTATCTGGGCTATCGCTCCTGTTACTACCGGACCTTCAGCATGGGCGAACCGACGCAGGCACAGAAAGACGCCTACGAAAAAGCTCGTGACGACCTCTATGACGTCCTCGAACGGATCGAGCCAGGGGCCACGACCGACGAGATATGCAAGGGCTTCCCCGACAGAGACGGCGAGCATATGGACTGGTACGACGCCGACGAGTTCTGGCAGATGACGACCAACCACTGGGCCCATGGGCTGGGGCTGCAGCTCTACGAAACCCCGCTCATCTGGCGTGGACTCTCGCCGGACCACCCGATCGAGATCGAGGAGGGTATGACGATGGCTGTCGAGACGATGCAACCCGCAGAGCGGCAGGGCGTCCGCGTCGAAGAGATGGTCGTTGTCCGCGAGAACGGCGTTGAGATCCTCAGCGAATGGCCCGTTTCGGAGATCACGCGGATAGACTACTGA
- a CDS encoding branched-chain amino acid ABC transporter permease, translated as MAARDYYSRGQNLVYNRPVLVIFAVIGVFLVFDILRQVGTGTVAITDLMSYLWNGLVLGMSLGLAGVGLSMTYSILNFANFAHGDLITSGAFAGWATAFLIAGLGEFSVESLILIGGPIAVGSNELGINVVNTPLALLAGLLVAAVLTAALSLLLDRIVFRPMRSADGVTLMIASVGVALFLRNFLTYSFLTDSRGLTGGNVPQFTVAGVTFGGHQITLVVVAALLMLGTHILLQYTKIGTAMRAMAANKDLAKVTGIPTERVVKLTWIIGGGLTGCAGFLIALQQGTLTVTMGWDLLLLVFAAVILGGVGSIYGAMVGGVILGLASRLALVWIPASFLLVAAFVIMIVMLLVRPSGLFSGRTTA; from the coding sequence ATGGCGGCACGAGACTACTACAGCCGTGGACAGAATCTGGTATACAACCGCCCAGTACTCGTTATATTCGCAGTTATCGGCGTGTTTCTCGTATTCGATATTCTTCGACAGGTAGGCACTGGAACAGTTGCCATCACAGACCTCATGAGTTATCTCTGGAACGGACTGGTGCTGGGCATGTCGCTTGGACTGGCCGGTGTCGGCCTCTCGATGACATACAGTATCCTCAATTTCGCGAACTTTGCCCACGGTGACTTGATTACGAGCGGTGCGTTCGCCGGATGGGCGACGGCGTTTCTGATTGCCGGGCTGGGAGAGTTCTCTGTCGAATCGCTCATTCTTATCGGCGGCCCAATCGCAGTCGGTTCGAATGAGCTTGGCATCAATGTTGTCAATACCCCGCTGGCGCTTCTGGCTGGCTTACTCGTCGCTGCGGTTCTGACAGCCGCCCTTTCGCTCTTGCTGGATCGAATCGTGTTCAGACCGATGCGCAGCGCTGACGGTGTGACCTTGATGATTGCCAGCGTCGGCGTCGCGCTGTTCCTCCGGAATTTCCTCACCTATTCGTTTCTGACTGACAGCCGTGGGCTGACAGGCGGCAACGTCCCCCAGTTTACTGTTGCGGGCGTCACGTTCGGGGGACACCAGATTACGCTGGTCGTCGTCGCCGCGCTCCTGATGCTTGGGACTCACATTCTGCTCCAGTACACCAAAATCGGCACCGCGATGCGTGCAATGGCTGCGAACAAGGACCTCGCAAAAGTCACGGGCATCCCAACGGAGCGCGTTGTCAAACTCACGTGGATTATCGGCGGCGGGCTTACCGGGTGTGCAGGCTTTCTTATCGCACTACAGCAGGGGACGCTCACAGTGACAATGGGGTGGGACCTGCTGTTACTGGTGTTCGCAGCGGTCATCCTCGGCGGTGTCGGGTCGATCTACGGCGCAATGGTCGGCGGTGTCATTCTCGGTCTCGCGAGTCGACTCGCGCTCGTCTGGATTCCAGCCAGCTTCCTTCTGGTTGCGGCGTTCGT
- a CDS encoding NAD-dependent epimerase/dehydratase family protein: protein MTDTTVLVTGGTGFLGSYVVEDLIEHGHDVVAYDLSTDDHILSKLGVDDDVTIRRGDVSEATDVIHAVKETGTTHIVHLAALLTNTARDNPRAGLDVNIKGTNNVFEAARTLDDQIERVTWASSAAVYAPPHNYAEYVDENELVYPDTLYGATKEYNEHQARVYHEDYGVDHVGLRPTVAYGPYRETGGSAFLANIIEKPALGEPFSVEYGDQVIDWQHARDIAQAFRKATFVDEDDLSQRIYNVRGVLATIREAANAVREIVPDADLDVSDEGELPWTQNLDMTAAQNDLGYEVEYDLESGFRSYINTLREENGLESL from the coding sequence ATGACAGATACGACGGTACTCGTCACTGGCGGAACCGGCTTCCTCGGCTCGTACGTCGTCGAGGATCTCATCGAACACGGACACGACGTCGTTGCCTACGACCTCTCGACGGACGACCACATCCTCTCGAAGCTGGGTGTCGACGACGATGTGACCATCCGGCGTGGGGATGTCTCCGAGGCGACGGACGTGATTCATGCCGTCAAGGAGACGGGGACGACACACATCGTTCACCTCGCGGCACTGCTGACGAACACAGCACGGGACAACCCGCGGGCTGGCCTCGATGTCAATATCAAAGGGACGAACAACGTCTTCGAGGCCGCACGCACTCTTGACGACCAGATCGAGCGTGTCACCTGGGCCTCCAGCGCTGCAGTGTACGCGCCGCCACACAACTACGCCGAGTACGTTGACGAGAACGAACTCGTCTATCCGGATACGCTCTACGGTGCAACCAAGGAGTACAACGAACATCAGGCCCGTGTCTACCACGAGGACTACGGTGTTGACCACGTTGGACTCCGTCCGACAGTCGCGTACGGCCCCTACCGCGAAACCGGTGGGTCGGCGTTCCTCGCAAACATCATCGAGAAGCCAGCACTCGGCGAACCGTTCAGCGTCGAGTACGGCGACCAGGTTATCGACTGGCAACACGCACGCGATATTGCACAGGCGTTCCGGAAGGCAACGTTTGTCGACGAAGACGACCTCAGCCAGCGCATCTACAACGTCCGCGGCGTCCTCGCGACGATCCGTGAAGCCGCCAACGCTGTCCGGGAAATCGTCCCGGACGCCGACCTCGATGTCTCCGACGAGGGCGAACTCCCCTGGACGCAGAATCTCGATATGACCGCTGCGCAGAACGACCTCGGCTACGAGGTCGAGTACGACCTCGAATCTGGGTTCCGGTCCTACATCAACACCCTCCGGGAGGAGAACGGGCTCGAATCGCTCTGA
- a CDS encoding pyridoxal phosphate-dependent aminotransferase, translated as MSQYAARVEEMDISGIREVFEAAGEDAINLGLGQPDFPTPEHAREAAMSAIQDGMGDSYTSNKGIPELREAISDRYATDNGQDIPAENIIATAGASEAIHVAIEAHVQPGDEVLCPDPGFLAYEQLVLLAGGEPKRVELRDDLTLDPAAVENAITDNTSLFIVNSPANPTGAVQSKRDMAEFARIADEHEVICLSDEVYEKIVFDGEHHSPAEFANSDRVIQASACSKTYSMTGWRLGWVAASAERIERMLRVHQYVQACASAPSQYAAEAALTGPQEPVREMVSAFEERRNVLLDGLADIGLDTPVPKGAFYAMPHVPDGWTQKMLDNDVIVVPGEAFGPSGKGQARISYATSTAELKEALEVMRTVTNSL; from the coding sequence ATGTCTCAGTACGCAGCACGCGTCGAAGAGATGGATATCAGTGGCATCCGAGAAGTCTTCGAAGCGGCAGGCGAAGACGCAATAAATCTAGGTCTCGGTCAGCCTGATTTCCCAACTCCAGAACACGCTCGGGAGGCAGCGATGAGTGCGATTCAGGACGGGATGGGTGACTCATACACGTCCAACAAGGGGATTCCAGAACTCAGAGAGGCCATCAGTGACCGCTATGCTACCGACAATGGGCAGGACATACCAGCTGAAAATATCATTGCGACCGCCGGCGCAAGCGAGGCGATTCACGTCGCAATCGAAGCCCACGTCCAGCCAGGCGACGAAGTACTCTGCCCTGACCCCGGGTTTCTGGCCTATGAACAACTGGTGTTGCTCGCCGGCGGCGAACCAAAACGGGTCGAACTCAGGGACGACCTGACCCTTGACCCCGCTGCTGTCGAGAATGCTATCACAGATAACACGTCGCTGTTTATTGTTAACAGTCCTGCAAACCCCACCGGTGCAGTGCAATCGAAGCGAGATATGGCAGAGTTCGCGCGGATCGCGGATGAGCATGAAGTCATTTGTCTCTCCGATGAGGTCTACGAGAAGATCGTCTTCGATGGTGAACACCACTCACCGGCGGAATTCGCTAACTCTGATAGGGTCATTCAGGCCAGTGCGTGCTCGAAAACGTACTCGATGACAGGCTGGCGGCTCGGCTGGGTGGCGGCCAGTGCAGAGCGAATCGAACGGATGCTTCGGGTGCATCAGTACGTACAGGCGTGTGCCAGTGCCCCCTCACAGTACGCTGCTGAAGCGGCGCTCACCGGTCCACAGGAACCAGTGAGAGAGATGGTGTCAGCCTTCGAGGAGCGTCGGAACGTCCTTCTCGACGGGTTAGCGGATATCGGCCTTGACACGCCAGTGCCGAAGGGAGCGTTCTATGCGATGCCCCACGTCCCGGACGGATGGACCCAGAAGATGCTGGACAACGATGTTATCGTCGTCCCCGGCGAGGCGTTCGGGCCGAGTGGTAAAGGACAGGCGCGCATTTCGTATGCCACGAGTACGGCTGAGCTGAAAGAGGCGCTGGAAGTGATGCGAACGGTCACGAACTCTCTGTAG